In Kineococcus sp. NBC_00420, a single genomic region encodes these proteins:
- a CDS encoding serine hydrolase domain-containing protein, with amino-acid sequence MSTEATTVRPSEGPSAGSTLPRTSPSAQGVDARGIAAFVDALENTPGVEPHSLQVLRHGAVVAEGWWAPYAPERPHLLYSLSKSFTSTALGFAVAEGLVDLDATVLSYFPEFDAEVTDDRARRILVRHVANMASGHREETLERALQHPSGDIVRGFLQIRPDEEPGTLFCYNQPCTFSVSAIVQRQAGQGLLEFLRPRLLEPLGIDPAGVGWLLDGQDRELGFSGFHAQTEAIAKLGQLYLQRGVWNGERLLPEAWVAEATRSHIDNSSFNDNPDWRQGYGFQFWMARHGYRGDGAYGQFCVVLPEQDAVVAVTSQSPDMQAVLDALWEHLLPALDAAELPGADVEDQLVQRLSNLALPTAGGTPMTGEFTPAAGNQQSTLTGVVVTDGEVVLHDAGSELRAAIGEGEWAVTGPLAVTSTPGGIDVVFVETPHRLHLGLHGAEFTATWETVPLHTSALSILRKPVRD; translated from the coding sequence GTGAGCACCGAGGCCACCACCGTCCGCCCCTCCGAGGGTCCCTCCGCAGGTTCCACGTTGCCGCGGACGTCGCCGTCCGCCCAGGGGGTCGACGCACGCGGCATCGCCGCCTTCGTCGACGCCCTCGAGAACACCCCCGGCGTCGAACCGCACAGCCTGCAGGTCCTGCGCCACGGCGCGGTCGTCGCGGAGGGGTGGTGGGCGCCCTACGCGCCGGAACGGCCGCACCTGCTGTACTCCCTCAGCAAGAGCTTCACCTCCACCGCCCTGGGTTTCGCCGTCGCCGAAGGGCTCGTGGACCTCGACGCCACGGTGCTCTCCTACTTCCCCGAGTTCGACGCCGAGGTCACCGACGACCGGGCCCGGCGGATCCTCGTCCGCCACGTCGCGAACATGGCCAGCGGCCACCGCGAGGAGACCCTCGAGCGGGCCCTGCAGCACCCGTCGGGCGACATCGTCCGCGGCTTCCTGCAGATCCGGCCGGACGAGGAACCGGGCACGCTGTTCTGCTACAACCAGCCCTGCACCTTCTCGGTGTCGGCCATCGTGCAGCGCCAGGCCGGCCAGGGGCTGCTGGAGTTCCTGCGCCCGCGGCTGCTCGAACCCCTCGGCATCGACCCCGCCGGTGTCGGCTGGTTGCTCGACGGGCAGGACCGCGAACTCGGGTTCTCGGGTTTCCACGCCCAGACCGAGGCGATCGCGAAACTCGGCCAGCTCTACCTGCAGCGCGGGGTCTGGAACGGTGAGCGGTTGCTGCCGGAGGCCTGGGTCGCCGAGGCGACGCGCTCGCACATCGACAACTCTTCCTTCAACGACAACCCGGACTGGCGGCAGGGGTACGGGTTCCAGTTCTGGATGGCCCGCCACGGCTACCGCGGGGACGGGGCCTACGGGCAGTTCTGCGTCGTGCTCCCCGAGCAGGACGCCGTCGTGGCGGTCACCTCGCAGAGCCCGGACATGCAGGCCGTCCTCGACGCCCTCTGGGAGCACCTGCTGCCGGCCCTGGACGCCGCGGAACTCCCCGGGGCCGACGTGGAAGACCAGCTGGTGCAACGGTTGTCGAACCTCGCGTTGCCCACCGCGGGCGGGACGCCGATGACGGGGGAGTTCACCCCGGCCGCCGGGAACCAGCAGTCGACACTGACGGGGGTCGTCGTCACCGACGGCGAGGTCGTCCTACACGACGCGGGATCGGAACTGCGGGCCGCGATCGGCGAGGGTGAGTGGGCCGTCACCGGGCCGCTGGCCGTGACGTCGACGCCGGGCGGGATCGACGTGGTCTTCGTCGAGACCCCGCACCGGTTGCACCTGGGTCTCCACGGTGCGGAGTTCACCGCGACCTGGGAGACCGTCCCGCTGCACACCTCCGCGCTCTCGATCCTGCGCAAACCCGTCCGTGACTGA
- a CDS encoding ABC-F family ATP-binding cassette domain-containing protein yields MPLVTTTSLALREVTKSYDHVVVLDSLTLAFSPGRVTGVIGENGCGKSTLLRVLAGAEPADSGRVVTTAEGGIGHLPQDAGAPSRTSVGQVLDAALADLRSLQRRMVDLEGRMAAGGDLDDVLTEYGEVQTAFELRGGYDADVRVEQSLAGLGLPFLDRARELATLSGGQRSRLHLAALLAAAPEVLLLDEPTNHLDDGAARWLEDHLRSRKGTTVVVSHDREFLDAVARELVEVDPHHEDGVKRYPGGYAEFLVAKAAERRRWDQARAEWETAVERLGTTGDAVARTVNHQRARTDNDKMQYDFKGGRVQEALASRVRANAEKLRRLHEDEVPRPPDPLRFTAPPGAASARGSLHAEGLSVPGRLASVDVHLGRSDRLLITGPNGSGKSTLLDVLAGVLAPATGTVRRRGRIGLLRQDPADTDLDRSVLATFATGRPGTPEDNAHRLLDMGLFDRERLGVAVGKLSTGGRRRLDLARLLADRHDVLLLDEPTNHLAPHLVEELEAAIDAFAGAVVVVSHDRRFRATFRGQVLDVGKVD; encoded by the coding sequence GTGCCTCTCGTCACCACGACCTCCCTCGCCCTGCGCGAGGTCACCAAGAGCTACGACCACGTCGTCGTGCTCGACTCCCTCACCCTCGCCTTCTCCCCCGGCCGGGTCACCGGGGTGATCGGCGAGAACGGCTGCGGCAAGTCCACCCTGCTGCGCGTCCTCGCCGGTGCCGAACCCGCCGACTCCGGCCGGGTCGTCACGACCGCGGAAGGCGGTATCGGCCACCTCCCCCAGGACGCCGGCGCCCCCTCGCGCACGAGCGTCGGACAGGTGCTCGACGCGGCCCTCGCCGACCTGCGCTCCCTGCAACGTCGGATGGTCGACCTCGAGGGACGGATGGCCGCGGGCGGTGACCTCGACGACGTCCTCACCGAGTACGGCGAGGTCCAGACGGCCTTCGAACTCCGCGGCGGCTACGACGCCGACGTCCGGGTGGAACAGTCGCTGGCCGGGCTGGGTCTGCCGTTCCTCGACCGGGCCCGCGAACTCGCCACGTTGTCGGGCGGGCAGCGGTCCCGGCTGCACCTGGCCGCGCTGCTGGCCGCGGCGCCGGAGGTCCTGCTGCTGGACGAGCCGACCAACCACCTCGACGACGGCGCCGCCCGCTGGCTGGAGGACCACCTCCGGTCCCGGAAGGGGACGACCGTCGTGGTCAGCCACGACCGGGAGTTCCTCGACGCCGTGGCGCGCGAACTCGTCGAGGTCGACCCGCACCACGAGGACGGGGTGAAGCGCTACCCCGGCGGGTACGCCGAGTTCCTCGTGGCGAAAGCCGCCGAACGGCGGCGCTGGGACCAGGCCCGGGCCGAGTGGGAGACCGCGGTCGAGCGGCTGGGCACCACCGGGGACGCGGTCGCGCGCACCGTGAACCACCAGCGTGCACGTACCGACAACGACAAGATGCAGTACGACTTCAAGGGTGGCCGGGTGCAGGAGGCGCTCGCGTCGCGGGTCCGCGCCAACGCCGAGAAGCTGCGGCGGTTGCACGAGGACGAGGTCCCCCGGCCCCCCGACCCGCTGCGGTTCACGGCGCCGCCGGGTGCCGCGTCGGCGCGGGGTTCGCTGCACGCCGAGGGGCTCTCCGTCCCCGGGCGGCTGGCGAGCGTCGACGTCCACCTGGGACGGAGCGACCGGTTGCTGATCACCGGCCCGAACGGGAGCGGGAAGTCGACCCTGCTCGACGTCCTCGCCGGGGTGCTGGCGCCGGCGACGGGAACGGTGCGACGGCGGGGCCGGATCGGGTTGCTCCGCCAGGACCCCGCGGACACGGACCTGGACCGTTCGGTGCTCGCGACGTTCGCGACCGGCCGCCCGGGGACTCCCGAGGACAACGCACACCGACTCCTGGACATGGGGCTCTTCGACCGGGAACGCCTCGGGGTCGCGGTCGGGAAGCTGTCGACCGGGGGCCGCCGCCGCCTCGACCTGGCGCGCCTGCTGGCCGACCGCCACGACGTCCTGCTGCTCGACGAACCGACCAACCACCTCGCCCCGCACCTGGTCGAGGAGCTCGAGGCCGCGATCGACGCCTTCGCCGGCGCGGTGGTCGTGGTGAGTCACGACCGGCGGTTCCGCGCGACGTTCCGCGGTCAGGTCCTGGACGTGGGAAAGGTCGACTGA
- a CDS encoding co-chaperone YbbN, translating to MTQQPTPPGAQLNLRGAVDLGALAARNTRREEVARRAATDPDAVAPRSSFVVDVTEETFTDVVQRSVEVPVLLDLWAEGYDQGSEALQTLVEEYAGAFLLGRIDAQAEPQLAQSLVQSLQAKAIPLVAAIVKGQPIPLFTGSYPSAEEIRPVLEEVLRVAEANGVTGRLEGDVEVAEEPAAPPLPPLHAEALAAVDAGDYDAAAAAWQKALANDPRDTAATEGLARVGVLRRVHGVDLASARAGAAAAPDDVAAQLVVADLDLVGGHVEDAFDRLLGIVQRTVGEERDLARTHLVELFAVVGPTDPRVVKARQALTRALF from the coding sequence ATGACTCAGCAGCCGACTCCTCCCGGCGCCCAGCTCAACCTGCGCGGAGCGGTGGACCTCGGTGCCCTGGCCGCTCGCAACACCCGTCGCGAGGAGGTCGCCCGGCGTGCCGCCACCGACCCCGACGCCGTGGCCCCCCGGTCCTCCTTCGTCGTGGACGTGACCGAGGAGACCTTCACCGACGTCGTGCAGCGCTCCGTCGAGGTCCCCGTGCTCCTCGACCTGTGGGCCGAGGGCTACGACCAGGGCTCGGAGGCCCTGCAGACCCTGGTCGAGGAGTACGCCGGGGCGTTCCTGCTCGGCCGCATCGACGCCCAGGCCGAACCCCAGCTGGCGCAGTCCCTGGTGCAGTCGTTGCAGGCCAAGGCCATCCCGCTCGTCGCGGCCATCGTCAAGGGCCAGCCGATCCCGTTGTTCACCGGTTCCTACCCCAGCGCCGAGGAGATCCGCCCGGTGCTGGAGGAGGTCCTGCGCGTCGCCGAGGCGAACGGGGTGACCGGTCGTCTCGAGGGCGACGTCGAGGTGGCCGAGGAGCCCGCCGCCCCGCCGCTGCCGCCCCTGCACGCGGAGGCGCTCGCCGCCGTCGACGCGGGCGACTACGACGCCGCGGCCGCCGCGTGGCAGAAGGCGCTCGCGAACGACCCGCGCGACACCGCGGCGACCGAGGGCCTGGCCCGGGTCGGCGTGCTGCGCCGGGTCCACGGGGTCGACCTCGCCTCCGCCCGCGCCGGGGCCGCCGCGGCCCCCGACGACGTCGCCGCGCAGCTGGTCGTGGCCGACCTCGACCTCGTCGGCGGCCACGTCGAGGACGCCTTCGACCGCCTGCTCGGGATCGTCCAGCGGACCGTCGGCGAGGAACGCGACCTCGCCCGCACCCACCTCGTGGAGCTCTTCGCCGTCGTCGGCCCCACCGATCCCCGTGTCGTCAAGGCGCGGCAGGCGCTCACCCGCGCCCTCTTCTAG
- a CDS encoding DoxX family protein has protein sequence MTTTSTAARTDRPQVVRTTAAVSIGLLALRLAAGVLLLVHGVPKLSDPGTATGMAASLDVPAPDVAGWLMILGEVGLGSLLVLGLLTRAAGTLLLVQMVGVWVLAHAPQGFLVDGQVNGENALLFAALGLMFVFTGAGRFSLDAAVFRRR, from the coding sequence ATGACCACCACGTCCACCGCCGCCCGCACCGACCGTCCCCAGGTCGTGCGCACCACCGCCGCCGTCTCGATCGGCCTGCTCGCCCTGCGGCTCGCCGCCGGCGTGCTGCTCCTCGTCCACGGCGTCCCGAAGCTGTCGGACCCCGGGACGGCCACCGGGATGGCCGCCTCGCTCGACGTCCCCGCACCCGACGTCGCGGGCTGGCTGATGATCCTGGGCGAGGTCGGTCTCGGCTCGCTGCTGGTCCTCGGTCTGCTCACCCGGGCCGCGGGCACCCTGCTGCTCGTGCAGATGGTGGGGGTCTGGGTGCTCGCGCACGCCCCGCAGGGCTTCCTCGTCGACGGCCAGGTGAACGGCGAGAACGCGTTGCTCTTCGCCGCCCTCGGCCTGATGTTCGTCTTCACCGGCGCGGGCCGGTTCAGCCTCGACGCAGCGGTGTTCCGCCGCCGCTGA
- a CDS encoding thiamine-binding protein — protein MIVAFSVAPSGGPAPLGGEPDSVSAAVADAVLVVRNSGLPHRTDSMFTSIEGDWDECMDVVRRACEAVGKHGPRVSLVLKADIRPGHTGEMTCKLDRLEAAVERAEGEAGRGQ, from the coding sequence GTGATCGTCGCCTTCTCCGTCGCCCCGTCCGGTGGTCCCGCCCCGCTGGGAGGTGAACCGGACTCCGTGAGCGCGGCCGTGGCCGACGCCGTGCTCGTCGTGCGCAACTCCGGTCTGCCGCACCGCACCGACTCGATGTTCACGAGCATCGAGGGGGACTGGGACGAGTGCATGGACGTCGTGCGCCGGGCCTGCGAGGCCGTCGGCAAGCACGGTCCCCGGGTCTCGCTGGTGCTCAAGGCCGACATCCGTCCCGGGCACACGGGGGAGATGACGTGCAAGCTCGACCGCCTCGAGGCGGCCGTGGAACGTGCCGAGGGGGAGGCCGGCCGCGGTCAGTGA